From Kaistella polysaccharea:
CAGTAAAGTGGTAATAAGGAATTTCAGAAAGATTAATATCCGTCAACTTTTGAAGAGTTTCACTAGCTTTTGGACCTTGAATGGCGAGCAATGACATTTCATCCGAAGCGTTGGTTAAAGTCGCTCCAAACTTCTCATTGTGTTTAGAAATATGATTCCAATCTTTCTCAATATTTGAGGCGTTTACAACCACGAAATATTTTTCATCATTCATTTTGTAAACGATCAAATCATCAACAATTCCACCATTTCCGTTCGGCAAACACGTGTATTGCGCTTTTCCGTTTTCCAGGGCATTTACATTATTGGTTCCCACATATTGCAGTAAATCTTTCGCCTTTGGACCTTCCACAAAAAATTGACCCATGTGCGAAACATCAAAAATTCCCACTTTTTCCCGTACCGCAAAATGTTCCTGCGTTACACCAGAATATTGCACAGGCATTTCAAAACCTGCAAAAGGCACCATTTTCGCACCGAGCGAAACATGTTTTTCAAACAAAGGAGTTCTTTTCATATATACTTTTATTTTTTTTTCAGGAGCAACCTGAGTTTAGCTTCTCATAAAATATAATCCCGCTGTTCGCTCTATCTCTTTGTCACTGGCGTGCCTGCAGAGGATGCCGCTACCATCGGGGCTAGAATAACTGTACTTTTACTTTCGAAGTTTTAATACCGCCTTTTCAACACCTACAAATGATGTTTATATTCTTGCAGTATAATTTTAAACCATTCTGTAAAATTTTCAGGATTTGATTTCATTTCTTCATCTAGCGCATTCATACTGATGTACCGAACTTCCGAGACTTCATCTTTATTTAAATTAAATTCGCCCGTATAACTTCCCGTAAAGACATGATCAAGTTCATGTTCCCAGAGATTTCCGCCTACATTTGCTTTGTAGATAAAATGAAATTTCGGAGTGATTTCAGCTTCAATACCCAACTCTTCTTTCATACGACGATGTGCACCTTGCAAATAATTTTCCTCAGCCCGCGGATGCGAACAAACTGCATTCGTCCATTGGTTTGGCGAGTGGTATTTATCTGCAGCTCTTCGCTGAAGCAAAACTTCACCTTTGTCATTAAAAAGAAAAACAGAAAATGCGCGATGCAGAATTCCGTTTTCATGGGCCTGCATTTTATCCATCAAACCCAGGACTTCATCATTTTCAGAAATTAAAACAACTTGTTCTTCCATCTTCACAAAATTAAGATTAATAAATCTATTGCGAAAATTTTAGACCTTCATTTCTGAATGAATGAAAAATGCAGTTGATTTCGTGCCGACAAGCGCAGAAAAATTTAGGAATGCATAGCGTTACCACGAATTAATATCCTGTGAATCAATTCAGAGTTGTAATTTTGCACTTTAAATACAGAAGATGGAATTAGAATATAAGGATCATTTGAGTCCGATGCTGAAAGGTGATATTAAAAATTATCTGATCGATATAGATGGAACAATCACGGATGATATTCCCAATGAAGAGCCCGAGAGAATGACGACTTGTGAGCCTTATCAAGATGCTTTAGAAACGATCAACAAATGGTATGATGAAGGTCACTTGATTTGCTTTTTCACCTCGCGAACCGAAAATTTAAAACAAATTACCATTGACTGGTTGGATAAACACGGCTTTAAATACCACAGCGTTTTATGCGGTAAACCTCGTGGCGGAAATTACCATTGGATTGACAATCATCTCGTACGCGCTACCCGATACAAAGGAAAGTTCACAGATATGGTGGAAAAACAGGTAACGATTGAGGTTTTTAAAGATTAAGAAAAAGAATGAAAATATTAGCAAATGACGGTTTAGATCAATCAGGAATCGACGCCTTGACCATTAAAGGATTCGAAGTTATCACAGAAAAGATACCGCAGCAATTAATCGCAGATTTTATCAATAAACATCACATTAAAACCTTACTCGTCCGAAGCGCAACTGAAGTTCGAAAAGAACTTATCGATGCGTGTCCCAGTTTAGAAATTATCGGTCGCGGCGGCGTCGGATTGGACAATATCGATGTAGATTATGCTAGATCTAAAAACATTCATGTCATCAACACGCCCGGAGCTTCCTCTGCTTCTGTAGCGGAACTTGTATTTGCTCATTTATTTAGCGGCGCGCGGTTTTTACAGGATTCCAACAGAAAAATGCCAGTCAT
This genomic window contains:
- the idi gene encoding isopentenyl-diphosphate Delta-isomerase translates to MEEQVVLISENDEVLGLMDKMQAHENGILHRAFSVFLFNDKGEVLLQRRAADKYHSPNQWTNAVCSHPRAEENYLQGAHRRMKEELGIEAEITPKFHFIYKANVGGNLWEHELDHVFTGSYTGEFNLNKDEVSEVRYISMNALDEEMKSNPENFTEWFKIILQEYKHHL
- a CDS encoding LNS2 domain-containing protein gives rise to the protein MELEYKDHLSPMLKGDIKNYLIDIDGTITDDIPNEEPERMTTCEPYQDALETINKWYDEGHLICFFTSRTENLKQITIDWLDKHGFKYHSVLCGKPRGGNYHWIDNHLVRATRYKGKFTDMVEKQVTIEVFKD